GTTACGCACTGGGTCTTGTGGGTGGCGTGCGCTCATGGGTAAGCACATCATCCGCACGTTCCTGATGCGAATTGCACGGGCTCTTTGAGTACTTACGTTCCTATGATAGATGACCAAGAACCGGAGGACCGTCAACAGTAGCCGGCCGCccagcgacgatgaggaaTCGGATGAGAGCAATGGTGATGGCCGACGGAAATCAATGCCTAACCTCgtgtcgccgacggcagctAGGGGTTAAATGTTATAGCTTGGATTGCAGAGGCTTCTTTGCGGTTTGTacgcggcgagggctgcgGTCCGGGTTTCGGCAGCGATTGAAAACGGAGAGTCCACGGGCGGGCAGTCTGATTCGGCATCTGAAAGTGAATCAAAGTGTCTGGACTGATACTAGAGGGCACAGGCAAACACGGCGTTGCGGTTTGCGCAATaatgtacttcgtatggaTACTTGAAAACTTTGGCACCTGGTCATATCCTTGTTACGCACCCGCACCTTGTGACATGACGTACATACATTTGGAATTCGGTCGACGCTTGATCCTTGCTGTCGCATCTGCAAGGCGTTTTACTTCGGCCGCATGTCGGCAGGCAAGCCGAGACTCGCAGCCCGAGGTCCGGCGGGCTTCCTGGCCCTGCATCGGATACGCCGTAACCGGCGTGGCGGCCAACGTCAGCATCGCGGGAAGCAAATCTCTGACGGCCCTGATTCGTATGTCAGCCGGAGAGGCAGACGCCGTTTGTTACGCACCCGGATGTAGGTTAGCAGCGATGGGGTGGAAAAACCggtcggcctcttcgtccaGCCGATGTATGGAGTTCGTCCAATACGTCGGAGAGTCAAATCAAATTATCCGCACCCCTCCCCTGCGAAACGTCGGCAGATCGGCCGGCCCCCAAAGGAGTgtcgcccaccaccgccttgTCCCACGGAGCAGCGGCTCGCGCCTAGGCGGCTAGTTACGTGAAGTTGGGACTGCACGGAGCAGGCAGACTCGATGGCGAGCGGGTGGGGGAGCACATACCTGAAACaagcgggaggagggggggggagatgTTTTGTCGAGGCAGACCAAGACCTCGCTCGTGAAGCGTACGCCCACGCTGTCACATTTTAGTGGTATTCTCACACGCATGTACTCCGTACGCACGCAGAtatacacacacactcgCACACTTGCACCACGTATACGCATGGTACGCatacacacgcacacacaacGCACACACCTCCTTCGGCCGGTGGTTGAACAAACTCCGGGGCGGGGAAGATTTTCAGGCAGCGGGCCAGCGAAGCGAGCGATGCATGTCTCATCCGGCCCGCAGAGCGGGACATTCGAGATGTCTTCTCTGCCGTGCGTCGGGCTGAACGCCCATCATCGGCCAGGGAGGTGACATCGCAGGCGGGAGCGCACATGGGCGCCCGTCGCGCAACGGACGGGGCGGCAGAGcgtccgccatcgtcaccatcgctCGCCGCTCTTGTCGTTCGTCTGTCTGTATGTCGGTCTATCAGTCGCCTGCGTCAGTCAAAActcgtgctgccgctgcatgCTGGGCgttcggcgacgccgaggaggggtATCATTCTCATTTCGCGCGGGCGCCATATACAGTTCGCATGTCGGCCACCTGGTCATTGTGTCGCCCGTGTTGGGAGAGAATGCATCGCACCTGCGAGCTCGCATGCGAGCTCATTCGCCGTACCACGTACAAAATACGTAGACATGCGCGGATCGGACGACTTTCATCGCGGAAAGTGCGCCTCAACAACCATAAGGTGGTTACCCAGCTTGGTGTGGAAGTGTAAGAAGTACGACATACGACGTACATTATTACTTCGTACTAACGAATTACGAAGGAAAGTTGGTGCAGCCCAAAATTGACCGCCATACCCTAGAGACCAAAGTTCAGTACTGCACCCCGTATCTTTGGGCCTCTGTTCTTTTCTACGTACCGGGCTCGGCGTGCTGTCTCGCCAAGTGCATTCCAGGCTCTCGCTTCACCAGAAGGAGCGCTATTTTTGAAACACGTTTCATGCGCAAACGGCCGAACCTGCTGTTGGTTTGGAACTGCACGGGATAGAGAGCCGcgatgagtgagtgagttCCGTGctgtgtgtgagtgagtgtgcgGGCAAACGCGCTTTGCGTCTAAATTTAGACACATGGGTTTAAGCGCTCGAGGAAGGAGCGCCTCCTACGAGCTGGTAGTTCGCGTTGTTGGTGACGAGCACGTTTTGTTGGAAGGCTCGACTCCTGCTGCTCCTAGcactcctgctcctgctcctgctcctgctcctgctcctaCTGGCGCGCTGCACGCCTGCTGCAGGTCCAGCGCACGGCACGAGGGGAAGGAGCACTCGCGTAACTGcgaaggaaggaaggaatGAAGGAAGGCTACTagagctggctggctggctgtcccCATCTCAAATGTCGTGCTTCTCGCGGCAGGCTTGTTCTAGATCATGCATCCTTCGCCGCCCCTCAAGCCATGTTCgcctgccccctccccctccccctcccccggaaTCCAAGAACATTCGCTGCATGTCGCAATCGTTCCGAGCATGCGGGATATCGAGGACTTGGGCCacgctgtcgacgacgcacccCGTCCCACGCGCTGTGCGTCCCTGTGCGTCCCTGTGAGgtgtgccctgccctgcccataCCCTGCCATGCATGCCTGCTCCGCCACGCGGGACGCAACCGGGGGTAATCTGGGCAGTGCCTGCGACTCACTTCACTGGCGAGTTAAGCGCCAGAAGAACGATTGACATGGAAACTCGGTGCGGTAATGCGCTAACAAAGTGCACTCGCTGCCTTGGTGTTGCATTCTGCTGCGAAGGGCCTGTGAGCCTGTGAGGGGAGCGCTGGGTGGTTTCGAGATACTGGGACGACAACGCAacctgcgtcgtcgagtgcCATCGAAGACCGATTGGGCTGTGCACAGCGACTCGGCAATTACCCAAAACCGCAACCGGGAGCTCTGCCTGGACAGAGCCCATGATACGCATCGGAACACGTCCAGCGCCTTGCAGCAAGGCCCCTCGCTCCTCCACTGGCGCTTCTCGCTTCTCCAGGCAGTCGTGCTGACACGAGGCAAATGCGAAcgggtcggcgaggcggcgggagccGGGGGGAGCTGGCCAGCGCATGCAGTCATGCGCTGcctgcccatgcccatgttTCAATACCCGACAAGCCCATCAGCACAATCGCGATAAACTGCGGGAACGACGGCATGGGAGCCCATCCTAGTCGGGGATCCAAGACGAGCTTTGGAGACGCACCCTCACTGAATTTCCCCAATCACTGGAACGGCCCTTGCCCCGGCTTGCGCACATGCTGCTGCAAAGAATTCACGACCTGTTACTCTTGTACACCCCGATCCTTGATTTTGGCGCGCTTCTTCCCCAGTCGGGTCAGCGACGCCTGGCGATCATCCAACGGGGCGGGCCATGCGCCCCGTCTGGTCCGTGGTGGCACCCTTCCGCGCGCCACAGACTGTCATCAGGCCAAGCCACCAACGCATGTCCACTACCAGCCGCAAGACCTGGCCTGACCCTTGGATGTTCGGAGCTCGGGGCACTCCTGTTGCTGCTCTGTTGAGCCCTATCGCACTTCCCGGACCTCAATGCCCGGATGATCGGACAGCTTGGCCTTCTCGCCTTGCCTCGAGGCGACACACGCCGTCCCCGCGCATTGCCTGGCTGACCGCGGAGCACAACCTTTGGCGGATCAAACACGTCCTGGTGCCTGTCCAAAGTTGCCCGACTGCCATGGCGAGATGTCATGTCGCCTCCACCATTGGCTTGATTGCCCGCCGTCCCTTTGCAAGGTCAGATGTCGGCAGCCCCTTTGAGTTGATTCGGCTGCAGATCTCTCACTTGCATCATCGACGGATTCACCATCTCTTGGGCAAGTAGAACGACTGGATGGCCAGGGCGCGCCGTCCCCATCGCCTTCACGTTAGAGCGGGCGCGCAAGGGAAGCCAGTCATTGCAGGCCGTTTGGGAATGCGACAGAGTGTGCGCCTTGTCAGTAGTAAATGATCACGGTCCGGATCATCTCGGCAAGGTCGCATTCCGGGCGAGGCTCCATCTCCGTTCCGGATACGGTCTTGCTTCTGCTGCAGACCATGAGACAACGGCGGGTTCCCTCGCCTCCGTTCTGCGCTCTGCGCACTACCGACAGCTTGGGAATAGATACGTAGGTCAGCTTACTCGCGTCGTAGCGTGCCTCTTCACTCTtcaggcaaggcaaggcaaggcaaggcaaggcacggcacggcgcggtACGGTACGGCACCGTCGCGCGAGACACCATTCAATGAGACGGACAGGCGCTGGCAACGGACTGTTGGTTGTGTTATTGTGCTGCTGATATCCCAAAGTAACGGAGAAGGGCAAGGCTCCGCCACCGTCGCATCGACTCCGACTCCAATCAAGGCCCCTcagctcccccccccctccgctcTGGTCTTCCCCAGTGTGGACGATCAAGCGCCCGCCGGCTCACAGCCACCTTCCCCCATGTGGAGAGGGGTCCCCTTCGACACAGGCCTTTGCAAGGATCTCCCGCTTCCTCTTGACGCCatacccgccgccgccagggcagGTCATCTTGTCAACCGCGCGGGCAGAAGAGACACCCAAGCCAGCTGTGCGACCTTGTCTCGTCTGGCGGGCCAACCTGCGTTATCCTCTCGCTCTCCACAGGGACGTCTTCTCACCCCGGCTGGCCAATGCACGGGAAAAAGTGTGGGCAGCTTTCCGTCGAGAGCAGAGGGAACTATTGAACTCGTGCCTCTAGTTCTAATTATGGTCCCCATCGTCAGCTACGACACCCCCCATCtcgtccccccccttccactCGCGCTTCAGCAGAAGACGGATTCTCTCCTGGCCACTGCAGTGCTGTGACGGGACTGGTcgcctggccgtcgccctgATGGAGCACGAGGCTGGACAACCCTGTTTCGCTGCactcccaccccccctcccttgcctGTGGTTGCATGTTGAGCGCGCCGGCTCACCACCTGTAGGGAATAGTTCTCACTACCTGGGCTGTCAGCCTCGAGCAGGGGTTCACGCATCAGATGGACCGTCTTGGTGCCAGCTCGCACTCGAGTGGTGAGTGCCTTGGGCGTGTGTCTGTTTGTCCGTGACCCATGCACGCAGGTTCGTACATGGCAGACGCACCATGCGCCTCAGCTCAGCTCCGTCGTCCGGCCGTTAGTCGTCATGGATCATGGATTGCATCAGTTCCTTTCTTGCCCCGGCCCGAGCCTCATCACCCACCCCCTCTGCCTCTCTCCCGTCCTTTGCCCTTTTCGATCTCACATCGAGGTCGAACAATGCCTTCTGCCCGTCGTCCTATCTTTGTCATCGAGGCACATACCGTTCCATTGCAGATGGGGGCTGCGTGTCATCTCGTCCCCCCGGTTTGACTTATGAGGCTGAGAACATCGCACCGTCCCGGCATAGGCCTCTTGCCCCAGACTTtcgtccaccaccagcacgggGTCTGTTGCCCTCGAACCTCTTGCTATCTTCTTCCGGCGCCACAGCCCCCTTACATCGACTGCCTGTCCCTGCGACGGTGGTTTCCAGAAACGTGATCTACGCAAGCCTTACTCGCCGACAGGCCTATTCAGCCAGCAGGGCTGTGCTCTGCTAAGTTTGGCCTTGTGCTTCCCCGACCTGCAGGACCCGGCAGTCGTCCACCTTGCCCACGCTTCCATTTTGGGATTCCACAATGGCCAGCCTGAGGAATATCATGAACGTCGATGACGATCATGTCGACTCTCATTCCTTAAAGAAGTCAAAGGACTCGGCTCCGAGATCTTCTCATCACCCCGACCCGGCCGCATCCGCCTCAAACTATGCCAACCCAGCTGACCTTTCCGTCACCAACTCGTCAGCACCAACAGGAATAGCAGCGAGAGGTCATAGCTTGAATCCTCCCGCTCACGGCTTACCCTcactcgacgtcgacacgacttcgtcgtcgtccttcgGCCTGAGCCACGCTACTACCATCTACACACAGGACCGGCGCCAAAGCAATACCAGCACCGACTCGATGGACTCACCGTACGGTcagggccacggccacggacACCCAGGTGGCTCGTACTCGACCACGCCCATGAGACCCTTCGTCCCTGGAGCAGAAGCCCCCGTCAAGCTCACTCCCATCACTGGCAGGGTAAGCCGGGCTAAGAAGGGCCTTGCGGTCCATACCTGTGAGACTTGCCGACCGCCAAAGGTACGTTGGGCTACATGCTGTTGTGTCTAGACATGATGCACTGACATCTGCCCCAGACCTTCACCAGGGCCGAACACCTACGGTAGGTTTGGCCTCGGACTGCCGCCAACAGAGGAGGCATGAGTACTGACAAGGGCAATAGGAGACACCAGCTAAGCCATCAGCCTCCGGAGCTGTCCTGCCAGGTCCCCGGATGCGATAAAGTCTTCCATCGCAAAGACTTGCTCGACAGACATCAGCAGAAGCAGTAAGCGCTCCCAGCCTGCGGCGAGACTGGTCCTCGCGGATCCCATGACATGATGTTAACTTTCGGCAACCAGTGACCAGGACAGCCGAACGGGCAAAAGCACCCCCCGACAGGGCTCAGCAGCTCGGTCCTTTGGTTCCAGGAGCCCCAGACATGGCTCATATGGCCCGTCTCCTCCTGGCTCCATGATGCCCATTTCACATCCTTTTAGCAGCCCACAGTCCGGCCCAACGAGTGCCGCCAACACCTCTTCGCAGGGAGTCCACATGATGCCTGGACATTGGGCATCCAGTGGAGGCGCAGCACCTCACATACGAAGCACGTCGGACAACTTCTCTCTCATGGATCCGGTCCCAGGCTTGCAATCTGCTGCATCGAAGGCCTCCGCGTTCACACCGAATCGGCCGCCCACGGGTTTGGGAGTAATGGACGTCCCGGAGCTTAATCTGCAGAATGTCAGCTCGGCCAACGTGCCTTGGCAGGACAGCTCTGCGGTGGTCTCGTCATCGTCTGGGAGCAGCTATTCCACGCCACCATCGGAAGCGTCGAGAGCTCCAGCCACGGTGCGCGCCCCTAGCGCGGAGTGGACAAGCCCATTGGCACCTCCCCCCGTTTCCAGAAGCCTGCAAAGCCCTATCGCAGGTTCCGATGCATATTCTGCGCCTTTTGGCTACGACTCCTCTCCGCCTACCGTATATCCGTCCGTGTACGGAGATGGTGCCGGCGTGCTACTCCCCGGGTACGACGACTCGCTATACACGCCTCAAATGCCAAGCAGCACAGTTCGTAACAGCCTGTCCCCTCAACTAGCCGTGGGTCCATCCTCCGAGACTCTGGTCACCGCGCCGGCAGCCCTCGCCCCTGATCGGGTAATCAGCCCCATGCTGTGCAGTCGCCAACCTGATACGGCGTTTGGGTTCTTGATGGCTGGGGATCTCATAAACGTGCCCCTGAGCCGGGAGGCTCGCAACGAGATACCAGTATACATCAACAAGTATTGGGAGAAGGTCCATCCTCTCTATCCGATCATCCACCGACCATCGTTCGAGGAAGCTTCTGGGGTGGATGCGCAGCATCATGACATTCTCCGctgcgccatggctgcggtgGCGACTCAGTTTCTGGAGCACAAGGAGCATCGAATTAACGGCAGCCAGCTGCACGCCCACGCCTTGCACGAATGCAAGAAGGTAAGTCAACAACGGTAGCGACTGTTGAGTTGAGGCACTAAATTTCATACTTTTAGATCCCGCAATCGAACTGGTCCCTCTCTATCATGCAGGCACTACTGCTCTGTGAACACTACGCCCAGTTCAGAGGGCGTAGCAAGGAGTCATACCTTCCGT
Above is a genomic segment from Purpureocillium takamizusanense chromosome 2, complete sequence containing:
- a CDS encoding uncharacterized protein (EggNog:ENOG503P2F4~TransMembrane:1 (o891-908i)); this encodes MASLRNIMNVDDDHVDSHSLKKSKDSAPRSSHHPDPAASASNYANPADLSVTNSSAPTGIAARGHSLNPPAHGLPSLDVDTTSSSSFGLSHATTIYTQDRRQSNTSTDSMDSPYGQGHGHGHPGGSYSTTPMRPFVPGAEAPVKLTPITGRVSRAKKGLAVHTCETCRPPKTFTRAEHLRRHQLSHQPPELSCQVPGCDKVFHRKDLLDRHQQKHDQDSRTGKSTPRQGSAARSFGSRSPRHGSYGPSPPGSMMPISHPFSSPQSGPTSAANTSSQGVHMMPGHWASSGGAAPHIRSTSDNFSLMDPVPGLQSAASKASAFTPNRPPTGLGVMDVPELNLQNVSSANVPWQDSSAVVSSSSGSSYSTPPSEASRAPATVRAPSAEWTSPLAPPPVSRSLQSPIAGSDAYSAPFGYDSSPPTVYPSVYGDGAGVLLPGYDDSLYTPQMPSSTVRNSLSPQLAVGPSSETLVTAPAALAPDRVISPMLCSRQPDTAFGFLMAGDLINVPLSREARNEIPVYINKYWEKVHPLYPIIHRPSFEEASGVDAQHHDILRCAMAAVATQFLEHKEHRINGSQLHAHALHECKKIPQSNWSLSIMQALLLCEHYAQFRGRSKESYLPSGQFNALCQMVATSQFALDSITLGCDNFQRWRSWIHLESCRRILSACFLLSVHGIWYYEQPVTSFLGLDNFSPMMLSIPLSAGTKKAWEAETADAWASIDFSSIKSRTVGDAMQEQLSPIMIESMPRFDSSLLLAAHALQLPRRRNPTEVDMFQDASCIKPHDMVIPTLFQHSPGGYTYLALHYTPLQCLLSVSGDSWILNNKVSHSSVFTDHKMKLQKWRRSGNAAAATVFAAKALKIFLSLGPSALGHNDIPLASPKRNLPCWTDISDFWGVYVCALICWAFGYEGKRNPSKSSRGAAVGWLLTVSELEPGDLQNLTGREESQGVVGLVHDVLDRDCLGGRNILYSDAVRVLRKLEEVDNWAWI